The Daucus carota subsp. sativus chromosome 7, DH1 v3.0, whole genome shotgun sequence genome window below encodes:
- the LOC108194117 gene encoding hydrophobic protein RCI2B, producing the protein MGTATFVEIILAIILPPLGVFLRFECQVEFWICLLLTFLGYLPGILYALYVLTK; encoded by the exons atgggaaCCGCTACATTTGTTGAAATCATCTTGGCTATCATCCTCCCCCCACTCGGTGTTTTCCTCAGATTCGAATGTCAG GTTGAGTTCTGGATCTGTTTGTTGCTGACGTTCTTGGGGTACCTCCCAGGGATCTTGTATGCTCTCTATGTCCTCACCAAGTAG
- the LOC108194087 gene encoding hydrophobic protein RCI2A: MGAATVVEIILAILLPPLGVFLRFGCQVEFWICLLLTFLGYIPGILYALYVLTK, translated from the exons ATGGGAGCAGCCACAGTGGTCGAAATTATCTTGGCTATCCTCCTTCCCCCACTCGGTGTTTTCCTCAGATTTGGCTGTCAG GTGGAATTCTGGATCTGTTTATTGCTGACATTCCTAGGGTACATTCCCGGAATTCTATATGCCCTATATGTCCTCACCAAGTAA
- the LOC108194347 gene encoding protein NRT1/ PTR FAMILY 4.5, which yields MGAEDGGKDHLFLNPKKGGFRAASFVFGLTSLDTTAFIVCIVTMFLYFMRVMYFDLAGAANTMTNFMGSSFLLSLVGGFISDTYINRFYTCLIFGCVEVLAFALMTVQANLKSLHPSNCRTTNCVELGNCKRSSCLEGSIAFMFYVSLCLLALGSGGVRGSLPSLGADQFDSNDPKEAKLLGRYFNWLLLSTTSGSIIGVTVIVKISLTYGWWWGFFLSTLLCFIGFSVLSLGASFYRLQIPGDSPIIQVLRVLVAAFRNRKLSLSENADELYESKEEATLAPKLSHTNQFSWLDKAAIYRAEGTTPWTLCTVTQVEEVKILTRMMPILFSTIIMNTCLAQLQTFSLAQGNIMDLRLGSYKFPAASIPVIPLLFISILLPFYEFIFVPFARKISGHPSGITQLQRVGVGLVLSAVSMAVAGLVEVKRRNQSLLDPKNPISLFWLSFQYGIFGIADMFTFVGLLEFFYREAPVGMRSLSTSFTYISLSFGYYLSSVFVDIINSVTEKITPSKLGWLHGLDLNKNNLNLFYWFLAILSCINFLNYLYWATWYKYKVEETDAKAAIDVDSSKGQDDVGKLKVEAQEEFAKTKNESQDPRTTSEAEKDGSSHTNGGQEDASKLKNEERDGLETTKEATSVGL from the exons GGGTGCTGCAAACACCATGACAAACTTCATGGGTTCCTCGTTCTTGCTCTCTCTTGTTGGTGGCTTTATCTCAGACACCTATATCAACAGATTCTATACTTGTCTCATCTTTGGCTGCGTCGAAGTTCTG GCTTTTGCATTGATGACAGTTCAAGCGAATCTTAAATCCTTGCATCCCAGCAATTGCAGAACGACAAATTGTGTGGAGTTAGGCAATTGCAAAAGATCAAGTTGCCTAGAAGGCAGCATTGCGTTCATGTTCTATGTCTCGCTTTGTTTACTAGCACTGGGCAGTGGCGGTGTCAGGGGTTCCCTTCCTTCTCTTGGAGCCGACCAATTTGATAGTAATGATCcaaaggaagccaagcttctcGGAAGATACTTTAATTGGCTTTTGCTCAGCACAACAAGTGGTTCTATAATTGGTGTTACTGTGATCGTGAAAATTAGCTTGACATATGGATGGTGGTGGGGctttttcttgtctacattacTTTGTTTTATTGGTTTTAGTGTTCTTTCCCTTGGGGCTTCATTCTATCGTCTGCAAATTCCTGGAGATAGTCCCATAATACAAGTTCTGCGG GTTTTGGTAGCAGCATTTAGGAACCGGAAATTGTCACTTTCTGAGAATGCTGATGAACTATACGAGTCCAAGGAAGAAGCAACACTTGCGCCAAAACTTTCACACACCAATCAATTCAG TTGGTTGGACAAAGCTGCAATATACCGCGCAGAAGGCACAACACCATGGACACTCTGTACAGTGACTCAAGTCGAGGAAGTAAAGATTCTAACAAGAATGATGCCCATTTTATTCAGCACAATAATAATGAACACATGTCTGGCTCAACTCCAGACCTTCTCACTTGCACAAGGTAACATAATGGACCTACGCTTAGGCTCATACAAGTTCCCAGCAGCTTCAATTCCCGTCATCCCTCTGCTTTTCATAAGCATTCTCCTCCCCTTTTACGAATTCATCTTTGTTCCATTTGCCCGAAAAATCTCTGGCCATCCCTCAGGAATCACCCAACTCCAACGCGTTGGAGTTGGCCTTGTTCTTTCCGCGGTCTCAATGGCTGTTGCAGGTTTGGTTGAAGTTAAACGACGAAACCAGTCCCTCCTAGATCCTAAAAATCCCATCAGCCTTTTCTGGCTCTCTTTCCAGTATGGCATTTTTGGTATTGCAGACATGTTCACATTTGTTGGATTGCTTGAATTTTTCTATAGGGAGGCTCCGGTTGGGATGAGATCACTGTCAACTTCATTTACATATATCTCGTTGTCTTTCGGATACTATCTGAGCAGTGTTTTTGTAGATATCATAAATTCAGTTACTGAGAAAATAACTCCAAGCAAACTCGGGTGGCTGCATGGCCTAGACTTGAACAAGAACAATCTGAATCTGTTTTACTGGTTTTTAGCCATTCTTAGTTGCATAAATTTTCTCAACTATCTGTATTGGGCTACATGGTACAAGTAcaaagttgaagaaactgatgCAAAAGCAGCCATTGATGTGGATAGTTCCAAAGGCCAAGATGATGTAGGCAAACTCAAAGTTGAAGCTCAAGAAGAATTTGCAAAGACTAAAAATGAGAGCCAAGATCCCAGGACTACAAGTGAAGCCGAGAAGGATGGATCCAGTCACACAAATGGAGGCCAAGAAGATGCATCAAAGCTTAAAAATGAAGAACGCGATGGTTTAGAAACCACAAAGGAAGCAACTAGCGTTGGCTTGTAA